The following DNA comes from Streptomyces sp. Ag109_O5-10.
CGGTCCCGGCGAGTACGTGGTCGTCGACATGACGGCGGGCGCGGACGCCTTCGCGTCCGGTCTGTTCACCCGTTTCGACATGACCTTCCTGGTGGTCGAGCCGACCCGGAAGAGCCTTTCCGTGTACCGCCAGTACCGGGACCACGCCGCCGAGTTCGGGATCCCGGTCGCCGTGGTCGGCAACAAGGTGACCGGAGCGGACGATCTCGCCTTCCTGCGCGAGCGGGTGGGCGACGACCTGCTGGCCCACTGCGGGCTCTCCCCGTACGTCCGCGCCCAGGAACAGGGGCGCGGCGGCGGCGCGCTGGAGCGGCCCAACTCCCGGGCCCTGGACCGGCTGCGGGCCGCGGTGGACGCGCGGGGCAAGGACTGGGAGGCCTTCCAGCGACATGCCGTGGAGTTCCATCTGCGCAATGCCGCCGCCTGGGCCGACGCGGCGACGGGTAGGGACCTGGCCGCCCAGGTCGACCCGGACTTCCGGCACGGGCCGGCGGCGCTGCCCGCCTTCGCCTGAGAGCCGGCGCCCTCCCCTGCGGCCCGTTCCGCCTTCGAACACCCCTTTTCCGTAACCGCTTTGAGAAGAACAGGACACCGTCACATGTCGCTCGACGTCTCCCCGCAGCTGCTCGCCGAAGCCGAGAACGGCGCGGTGCGGGAGGAGGACTTCGTGGAAACCGTCCGCACCTCGCTGCCGTACGCGTACGACCTCGTCGCCCGCCTCTCGGCCGAACTGCACGGCGGAAGCGCGGAGTTCGCCGACAACCAGACCCCGCCGCCCTCGGAGCGGGAGCGCGGGCAGCTGCTGCGGGCGCTGTCCTCCGACGCGATCCGGGGCAGCCTGGAACGGCACTTCGGGGTCGCCCTCGCCTTCCAGAACTGCCACCGGGTCGCGGTGTTCCCGCCTCAGGCGCGGGGCGGCGAGACGCACACCCGCTTCACCTCGACGCGCGCCCAGATCCTCAACCAGTCGCCGGAGTTCCGCGACTGCTGAGTTCCAGGTCGGCCCGCAGGCTCCGGGAGACCGGCCGGCCGCTCGGACCTGCGGGGCGAGTCCGAGCGGCCGGCCGGTCTCGACCGGGCCGAACGCTCCCGCGGCGGCGACCACGGCACCGCGGGGGCGCGCACCGGCCTCCCGAGGCCGCCGCGGTCCTCGGTGAGCGGGCCGCGCACGAAGGTGCGCCCCTCCCGGCGCACCTTCGACAGCGAGCCTTCCGGCACGGCGCCGTCGGTGCGGTGTGCGCCGTGCAGGCCTTCGGCGGACCGGCACACGCCGGCACCCCGGTCCGCGAGATCCACGGCGCGCTCGGCGTCGCCGTCCTGAACACCCTTCCGGGTCGGCGTCGCGGTGGTCTTCTTCGGCGCCCTGTGCGCGCCGGCGTCCCGCGACGGCCGAAGCCGACGGAGGACGAACAGGGCTGCCCCCGATTCCAGGTCAGCCGGCGATGATCTCCGCGAACCGCTCCGCGCCGACGTTGCCCCCGGACAGGACCACCCCGATCCGGCGGGGCAGCGGCGCCACCCGGTGGGCGAGCAGCGCGGCCAGGCCGCTGGCGCCGCTCGGCTCCACGACGGTCTTCAGCCGTTCGAAGGCGAACCGCATCGCATCCCGGATCTGGTCGTCGGAGACCAGCGAGATGTCGTCCACCAGACGCTGGTTGACGGAGAAGGTCAGCTCGCCGGGGATGTCGGCCGCCTGGCCGTCGGCGATGGTGCGGGGCACCGGGATCGACACCCGGTGCCCGGCCGCGAGGGACCGCCGGGTGTCGTCGCCGGCCTCGGGCTCGACCCCGACGACCCGGATCCCGGGCAGCAGCCCCTTGGCCGCGGTGGCGCTGCCCGCGATCAGGCCGCCGCCTCCGACGGGCACCACCAGGGCATCCAACTCGCCGACTTCCTCGATGAGTTCGAGAGCGGCCGTGCCCTGCCCCGCGATGACGTGCGGGTGCTCGTACGGCGGGATGAGCGCGAGCCCGCGCTCGACGGCGAGGGCCTCGCCGATCGCGACCCGGTCGCCCGTGTAGCGGTCGTAGGTCACGATCTCCGCGCCGTATCCGGCGGTCGCCTCCAGCTTGGCCCGCGGGGTGTCCTCGGGCATCACGATGACGGCGGTGGTGCCGAGTTCGCGGGCGGCGAGGGCGACGGCCTGGGCGTGGTTGCCGGAGGAGTAGGCGGCGATGCCCTGGGCGAGCTGCGCGGGCGACAGCCGGGACGCGGCGTTGTAGGCGCCCCGGAACTTGAACGCGCCGATGCGCTGGAGGTTCTCGCACTTCAGGAAGACCTCGGCACCGACCAGCTCGTCCAGGGTGCGCGAGCGCAGCACGGGGGTGCGGTGAGCCACTCCCTTGATCCGCGCCGCCGCGTCGTACACGTCCTCAAGAGTGACGGGCGGGGTGTCGGGCATGTTCGTCCTCCGTTCCGGGCGCCGCCGGACGCCGGATGAGCGTCGACGGTCTGGATTTATTGTCTATCATCTGGACTGGAAGTCCAGACCCGATCCAGGCGGGGGCACCGATGACAGACGGACCGGCAGCGGCGAGCGGCACGGACGCGGCGCGGGCCGAGCAGGACGCGATCATCGCGGCGCTGTCCCCGGTCGTGGACGGGATCGCGGCGACCTTCGGCTCCTTCTGCGAGGTCGTCGTCCACG
Coding sequences within:
- a CDS encoding adenylyl-sulfate kinase, yielding MRVAFVGKGGSGKTTLSALFTRHLARSGAPVVAIDGDINQHLAHALGLDEDEPFAAPPLSARTGEIMDYLRGTNPRIPSREAMVKTTPPGRGSRLLRLLGDDEVHSRHVQEVGGVPLMVTGAFAGSDLGVACYHSKLGAVELYLNHLVDGPGEYVVVDMTAGADAFASGLFTRFDMTFLVVEPTRKSLSVYRQYRDHAAEFGIPVAVVGNKVTGADDLAFLRERVGDDLLAHCGLSPYVRAQEQGRGGGALERPNSRALDRLRAAVDARGKDWEAFQRHAVEFHLRNAAAWADAATGRDLAAQVDPDFRHGPAALPAFA
- a CDS encoding SCO5389 family protein; the protein is MSLDVSPQLLAEAENGAVREEDFVETVRTSLPYAYDLVARLSAELHGGSAEFADNQTPPPSERERGQLLRALSSDAIRGSLERHFGVALAFQNCHRVAVFPPQARGGETHTRFTSTRAQILNQSPEFRDC
- a CDS encoding threo-3-hydroxy-L-aspartate ammonia-lyase; protein product: MPDTPPVTLEDVYDAAARIKGVAHRTPVLRSRTLDELVGAEVFLKCENLQRIGAFKFRGAYNAASRLSPAQLAQGIAAYSSGNHAQAVALAARELGTTAVIVMPEDTPRAKLEATAGYGAEIVTYDRYTGDRVAIGEALAVERGLALIPPYEHPHVIAGQGTAALELIEEVGELDALVVPVGGGGLIAGSATAAKGLLPGIRVVGVEPEAGDDTRRSLAAGHRVSIPVPRTIADGQAADIPGELTFSVNQRLVDDISLVSDDQIRDAMRFAFERLKTVVEPSGASGLAALLAHRVAPLPRRIGVVLSGGNVGAERFAEIIAG